From the genome of Vicia villosa cultivar HV-30 ecotype Madison, WI linkage group LG2, Vvil1.0, whole genome shotgun sequence, one region includes:
- the LOC131649210 gene encoding uncharacterized protein LOC131649210: protein MTAVHAQNSGVFFLHGYGGTGKTYMWRTLASALRSKHDICLTVATSGIASLLLPGGRTAHSKFKIPVPTMDNSTCKIDYDDDVADLLRQTKLIIWDEAPMAHKHAFESLDRTLKDVMRTYGNSKEIFGGKVVVFGGDFRQILPVVPRGSRSDIVHTTINASYIWRSVEVLTLTQNMRLQSGPNEHEKKEIADFSKWLLYIGEGKVSEPNHGFSDIELPPELLIMDYNDPIVAIVNSTYPDFIQNYQSNDYLKSRAILVSTLEVVDQINRHVLDLMPGDMKEYYNSNTVDRSEIHDTNVVDILTPEFLSSLTTSGLPNHHICLKVGTPVMLMRDIDQSEGLCNGTRVMITKMANHVIEAKIMAGKGCGNLVYIPRMDMSPSQSPWPFKLKQRQFPIIVSYARTINKSQGQSLDTVGLYLPRDVFTHGQIYVALSRVTTKQGIKILIYDQNDRLKSTTTNVVYKEVFNNI from the exons atgaCCGCTGTCCACGCTCAAAACAGTGGTGTGTTCTTTCTACATGGTTACGGTGGAACCGGTAAAACATACATGTGGAGAACGCTTGCAAGTGCATTGAGGTCCAAGCATGATATATGTTTAACCGTTGCAACGAGTGGAATAGCCTCTCTATTATTGCCTGGTGGTAGAACTGCACATTCGAAATTCAAAATACCTGTCCCAACAATGGATAACTCTACTTGCAAAATCGACTATGATGATGACGTTGCAGACCTTCTAAGACAGACAAAGCTTATTATATGGGATGAAGCACCCATGGCACACAAGCATGCTTTTGAATCACTCGACCGAACTTTGAAGGATGTGATGCGTACATACGGTAATTCAAAGGAAATCTTTGGTGGAAAGGTGGTCGTCTTCGGTGGTGATTTTAGACAGATTTTGCCCGTTGTTCCCAGAGGAAGTCGTTCCGATATCGTACACACTACGATAAATGCTTCTTACATATGGCGGTCGGTTGAAGTTTTGACTTTGACACAGAACATGCGACTACAATCCGGCCCAAATGAacatgaaaagaaagaaatagcAGACTTCTCAAAGTGGTTGTTATACATTGGTGAAGGAAAAGTCTCTGAGCCAAATCACGGATTTTCCGACATTGAACTGCCACCGGAACTTTTGATAATGGATTACAACGATCCAATTGTGGCCATCGTCAATAGTACTTACCCTGATTTCATACAAAATTACCAATCTAACGACTACCTCAAAAGTCGCGCGATACTTGTTTCTACATTAGAAGTTGTTGATCAAATCAATCGTCACGTCCTTGATTTGATGCCAG GTGACATGAAGGAATACTACAACTCGAACACTGTGGACAGGTCCGAGATTCATGACACCAATGTGGTCGACATCCTCACACCAGAGTTTCTTAGTTCACTAACTACTTCGGGGTTACCTAACCACCACATTTGCCTGAAGGTAGGAACGCCTGTTATGCTTATGCGTGACATAGATCAGTCGGAGGGTTTGTGTAACGGAACAAGGGTGATGATAACTAAGATGGCCAACCATGTTATAGAGGCAAAAATCATGGCCGGAAAGGGTTGTGGTAATTTGGTATACATCCCAAGAATGGACATGTCTCCCTCTCAGTCCCCTTGGCCTTTCAAACTTAAACAGCGTCAATTTCCAATAATTGTTTCGTATGCAAGGACGATAAATAAATCTCAAGGACAATCTCTGGATACAGTTGGACTTTATTTGCCGAGGGACGTATTTACTCATGGACAAATCTATGTAGCACTATCAAGGGTCACAACGAAACAAGGTATCAAAATATTGATATATGATCAAAACGACCGGCTAAAGTCGACTACGACAAACGTCGTGTACAAAGAGGTTTTCAACAACATATAG
- the LOC131649212 gene encoding uncharacterized protein LOC131649212 — protein MLDRDTFCATVAKTRKLIASSYGWYYWCCHACTKAARGDKPPYECDNHHLTETEIYKYKIEVEGFHLDTSCKFIFWDRECQQILGISAAQMRDTMIQAGITDPLDFPLKLDAMLDLDLALRVRWQPSWDSCSIIMFIDDKSFVKQFGAPWEPRQANVAVSEPSGTEPSGTKLAVQIKESVDEANTAAADDCDVLTDLEITSKHNHDPQTPTAKTMMAQANRRPCVMGNFLRQNLKRSSSWRNKM, from the exons ATGTTAGACAGA GACACTTTCTGTGCTACTGTTGCAAAGACAAGGAAACTCATTGCTTCTTCCTATGGATGGTACTACTGGTGCTGCCATGCATGCACCAAAGCTGCACGTGGTGATAAACCTCCATACGAATGTGATAATCACCATTTGACTGAGACGGAAATATATAA GTATAAGATTGAAGTTGAAGGATTCCATCTCGACACGTCCTGCAAATTTATTTTTTGGGACAGGGAATGCCAACAAATCTTAGGTATTTCAGCTGCTCAAATGCGTGACACAATGATACAG GCTGGTATTACAGATCCTTTGGATTTTCCCTTAAAGCTTGATGCCATGTTGGACTTGGATCTGGCTTTAAGAGTTAGATGGCAGCCCAGCTGGGACAGCTGCTCTATTATTATGTTTATAGATGACAAATCGTTTGTTAAACAATTCGGTGCTCCTTGGGAGCCTAGGCAG GCTAACGTCGCGGTTTCTGAACCATCTGGTACTGAACCCTCCGGCACAAAGCTGGCAGTCCAG ATAAAAGAGAGCGTTGATGAAGCTAACACTGCTGCTGCCGATGATTGTGACGTTCTTACG GATCTAGAGATAACCTCCAAACATAACCACGATCCGCAAACACCCACCGCAAAAACCATGATGGCTCAAGCGAATCGACGACCGTGTGTGATGGGGAACTTTCTTCGACAAAACTTAAAAAGATCATCAAGTTGGAGAAATAAAATGTAG
- the LOC131650966 gene encoding replication protein A 70 kDa DNA-binding subunit B-like isoform X1 — MVSHVDGVFAILTLSMLPSTNSSYLQENQSCFVFYLSWKPKITVCFTKSVLSLQLALSHVSPILVCLLSSTSAFLPPHFSPNCHSSSSFHFPFFFESFCSAWLDRWRKLWTSNDSKELWKVAIRVVHKWKVVSNNKEHFEMIYQDKEGSDIHVVVPNTCMAAYNDKFEVDNTYTVSNFAVQPNNLVFKPSTHKFLVKFTGGTSVNDVNKHDIPPMQRTFTNFPDIMTGKFKKNVLIDVIGVIDAIGYQQTQSGGKKMQVNFVLRDAANNTMNCTLWEDYAKKFFKFHEENPTTSGPTVILLSYAKVKEQGQYPLSVTNTFHVTKLQINPDLPSVKDFVNGFSKEALRTVSSQLSSYSQ, encoded by the exons ATGGTGAGCCACGTGGATGGGGTCTTTGCAATTCTTACTCTTTCTATGCTACCTTCCACTAACTCATCTTACTTGCAAGAAAATCAAAGCTGTTTCGTTTTCTATCTTTCTTGGAAACCCAAAATTACTGTTTGCTTTACTAAATCTGTTTTATCATTGCAGCTTGCTCTTTCCCATGTCTCTCCAATCTTAGTTTGTCTATTATCTTCTACTTCCGCTTTCCTCCCTCCTCATTTCTCACCAAACtgccattcatcttcatctttccattttccttttttttttgaaagcttTTGTTCAGCATGGCTCGACCGATGGAGAAAGTTGTGGACATCAAACGACTCCAAGGAACTTTGGAAAGTGGCGATTAGAGTTGTCCATAAATGGAAGGTAGTCTCCAACAACAAGGAGCACTTTGAGATGATCTATCAAGACAAAGAA GGGTCTGACATTCACGTAGTTGTTCCAAATACGTGCATGGCCGCTTATAATGACAAGTTTGAGGTGGACAACACGTACACTGTCTCCAACTTTGCAGTGCAGCCAAATAACTTGGTTTTTAAACCAAGCACTCACAAGTTCTTGGTGAAGTTCACAGGAGGAACTTCTGTGAATGATGTCAACAAACACGACATACCCCCCATGCAACGCACCTTCACCAATTTCCCTGATATTATGACCGGCAAGTTTAAGAAGAATGTGTTGATCG ACGTTATTGGCGTGATCGATGCTATTGGATATCAACAAACTCAAAGTGGTGGGAAAAAAATGCAGGTCAATTTTGTACTGAGGGATGCAGC CAACAACACAATGAACTGTACCCTCTGGGAGGACTATGCCAAAAAGTTTTTCAAGTTTCACGAGGAAAATCCAACAACCTCTGGACCAACTGTGATTTTGCTTAGCTATGCAAAAGTTAAGGAACAGG GCCAATACCCGCTATCGGTTACAAATACATTCCATGTTACAAAACTCCAGATCAATCCAGATTTGCCTTCTGTTAAAGACTTCGTAAATGG TTTCTCAAAGGAAGCTTTGCGTACCGTCTCAAGCCAGCTCAGCTCATACTCTCAGTAA
- the LOC131650966 gene encoding replication protein A 70 kDa DNA-binding subunit B-like isoform X2, which translates to MMVNKFLLQLLSPLNSNNGTREERKKALLTSTVISLINKLALSHVSPILVCLLSSTSAFLPPHFSPNCHSSSSFHFPFFFESFCSAWLDRWRKLWTSNDSKELWKVAIRVVHKWKVVSNNKEHFEMIYQDKEGSDIHVVVPNTCMAAYNDKFEVDNTYTVSNFAVQPNNLVFKPSTHKFLVKFTGGTSVNDVNKHDIPPMQRTFTNFPDIMTGKFKKNVLIDVIGVIDAIGYQQTQSGGKKMQVNFVLRDAANNTMNCTLWEDYAKKFFKFHEENPTTSGPTVILLSYAKVKEQGQYPLSVTNTFHVTKLQINPDLPSVKDFVNGFSKEALRTVSSQLSSYSQ; encoded by the exons ATGATGGTGAACAAATTTTTATTACAACTACTTTCTCCTCTCAATTCAAACAATGGGACCCGGGAAGAGAGAAAAAAAGCATTACTCACCTCAACTGTGATTTCATTGATTAATAAG CTTGCTCTTTCCCATGTCTCTCCAATCTTAGTTTGTCTATTATCTTCTACTTCCGCTTTCCTCCCTCCTCATTTCTCACCAAACtgccattcatcttcatctttccattttccttttttttttgaaagcttTTGTTCAGCATGGCTCGACCGATGGAGAAAGTTGTGGACATCAAACGACTCCAAGGAACTTTGGAAAGTGGCGATTAGAGTTGTCCATAAATGGAAGGTAGTCTCCAACAACAAGGAGCACTTTGAGATGATCTATCAAGACAAAGAA GGGTCTGACATTCACGTAGTTGTTCCAAATACGTGCATGGCCGCTTATAATGACAAGTTTGAGGTGGACAACACGTACACTGTCTCCAACTTTGCAGTGCAGCCAAATAACTTGGTTTTTAAACCAAGCACTCACAAGTTCTTGGTGAAGTTCACAGGAGGAACTTCTGTGAATGATGTCAACAAACACGACATACCCCCCATGCAACGCACCTTCACCAATTTCCCTGATATTATGACCGGCAAGTTTAAGAAGAATGTGTTGATCG ACGTTATTGGCGTGATCGATGCTATTGGATATCAACAAACTCAAAGTGGTGGGAAAAAAATGCAGGTCAATTTTGTACTGAGGGATGCAGC CAACAACACAATGAACTGTACCCTCTGGGAGGACTATGCCAAAAAGTTTTTCAAGTTTCACGAGGAAAATCCAACAACCTCTGGACCAACTGTGATTTTGCTTAGCTATGCAAAAGTTAAGGAACAGG GCCAATACCCGCTATCGGTTACAAATACATTCCATGTTACAAAACTCCAGATCAATCCAGATTTGCCTTCTGTTAAAGACTTCGTAAATGG TTTCTCAAAGGAAGCTTTGCGTACCGTCTCAAGCCAGCTCAGCTCATACTCTCAGTAA
- the LOC131650966 gene encoding replication protein A 70 kDa DNA-binding subunit B-like isoform X4 encodes MIYQDKEGSDIHVVVPNTCMAAYNDKFEVDNTYTVSNFAVQPNNLVFKPSTHKFLVKFTGGTSVNDVNKHDIPPMQRTFTNFPDIMTGKFKKNVLIDVIGVIDAIGYQQTQSGGKKMQVNFVLRDAANNTMNCTLWEDYAKKFFKFHEENPTTSGPTVILLSYAKVKEQGQYPLSVTNTFHVTKLQINPDLPSVKDFVNGFSKEALRTVSSQLSSYSQ; translated from the exons ATGATCTATCAAGACAAAGAA GGGTCTGACATTCACGTAGTTGTTCCAAATACGTGCATGGCCGCTTATAATGACAAGTTTGAGGTGGACAACACGTACACTGTCTCCAACTTTGCAGTGCAGCCAAATAACTTGGTTTTTAAACCAAGCACTCACAAGTTCTTGGTGAAGTTCACAGGAGGAACTTCTGTGAATGATGTCAACAAACACGACATACCCCCCATGCAACGCACCTTCACCAATTTCCCTGATATTATGACCGGCAAGTTTAAGAAGAATGTGTTGATCG ACGTTATTGGCGTGATCGATGCTATTGGATATCAACAAACTCAAAGTGGTGGGAAAAAAATGCAGGTCAATTTTGTACTGAGGGATGCAGC CAACAACACAATGAACTGTACCCTCTGGGAGGACTATGCCAAAAAGTTTTTCAAGTTTCACGAGGAAAATCCAACAACCTCTGGACCAACTGTGATTTTGCTTAGCTATGCAAAAGTTAAGGAACAGG GCCAATACCCGCTATCGGTTACAAATACATTCCATGTTACAAAACTCCAGATCAATCCAGATTTGCCTTCTGTTAAAGACTTCGTAAATGG TTTCTCAAAGGAAGCTTTGCGTACCGTCTCAAGCCAGCTCAGCTCATACTCTCAGTAA
- the LOC131650966 gene encoding uncharacterized protein LOC131650966 isoform X3, with amino-acid sequence MMVNKFLLQLLSPLNSNNGTREERKKALLTSTVISLINKGSDIHVVVPNTCMAAYNDKFEVDNTYTVSNFAVQPNNLVFKPSTHKFLVKFTGGTSVNDVNKHDIPPMQRTFTNFPDIMTGKFKKNVLIDVIGVIDAIGYQQTQSGGKKMQVNFVLRDAANNTMNCTLWEDYAKKFFKFHEENPTTSGPTVILLSYAKVKEQGQYPLSVTNTFHVTKLQINPDLPSVKDFVNGFSKEALRTVSSQLSSYSQ; translated from the exons ATGATGGTGAACAAATTTTTATTACAACTACTTTCTCCTCTCAATTCAAACAATGGGACCCGGGAAGAGAGAAAAAAAGCATTACTCACCTCAACTGTGATTTCATTGATTAATAAG GGGTCTGACATTCACGTAGTTGTTCCAAATACGTGCATGGCCGCTTATAATGACAAGTTTGAGGTGGACAACACGTACACTGTCTCCAACTTTGCAGTGCAGCCAAATAACTTGGTTTTTAAACCAAGCACTCACAAGTTCTTGGTGAAGTTCACAGGAGGAACTTCTGTGAATGATGTCAACAAACACGACATACCCCCCATGCAACGCACCTTCACCAATTTCCCTGATATTATGACCGGCAAGTTTAAGAAGAATGTGTTGATCG ACGTTATTGGCGTGATCGATGCTATTGGATATCAACAAACTCAAAGTGGTGGGAAAAAAATGCAGGTCAATTTTGTACTGAGGGATGCAGC CAACAACACAATGAACTGTACCCTCTGGGAGGACTATGCCAAAAAGTTTTTCAAGTTTCACGAGGAAAATCCAACAACCTCTGGACCAACTGTGATTTTGCTTAGCTATGCAAAAGTTAAGGAACAGG GCCAATACCCGCTATCGGTTACAAATACATTCCATGTTACAAAACTCCAGATCAATCCAGATTTGCCTTCTGTTAAAGACTTCGTAAATGG TTTCTCAAAGGAAGCTTTGCGTACCGTCTCAAGCCAGCTCAGCTCATACTCTCAGTAA
- the LOC131649213 gene encoding uncharacterized protein LOC131649213 yields the protein MWKTLATSLRYKHEIVFTVASSGIASLLLPRGRIAPSKFKLPVSILDNSTCNIEYNDVYGKLLRETKLIIWDEAPMASKFCFEVLDKTLKNGMSSYRNSKQIFGGKEPNDGYADINIPRDILIENFDDSIVAIVESAYPTFMDDYKSFNYLKSRAILGSTIEVVDQIINHIIDMISRQSKDYYSSNLVDHIEIYDNRIIEVLTPEFLSSLRTSGFPNVIKLNVGTPIMLMRNIDQSEGLCNETRLIVTNMENHVLEIEIMGGKGHGKLIYIPRMDMSPSQSPWPFKLNRRQFPIIVSFAMTINKS from the exons ATGTGGAAGACACTTGCAACTTCTTTACGGTATAAACATGAAATTGTTTTTACTGTTGCTTCGAGTGGGATAGCGTCACTTTTATTACCTAGGGGCAGAATTGCTCCATCTAAATTTAAATTACCTGTATCTATTTTGGACAATTCTACTTGCAACATTGAATATAATGATGTCTATGGCAAACTGCTTCGAGAAACTAAGTTGATTATTTGGGATGAGGCCCCTATGGCGAGCAAGTTCTGTTTTGAAGTACTTGACAAAACTTTAAAGAATGGCATGAGTAGTTATAGAAACTCTAAACAAATTTTTGGTGGGAAG GAGCCTAATGATGGTTATGCTGATATTAATATTCCTCGTGatattttaatagaaaattttGATGATTCTATTGTTGCCATTGTTGAAAGTGCCTACCCTACTTTCATGGATGATTACAAATCTTTCAATTACCTTAAAAGTCGAGCTATCTTAGGATCAACAATTGAAGTTGTTGATCAAATTATTAATCATATTATTGATATGATATCAA GACAATCAAAGGATTATTATAGCTCTAACTTAGTTGACCATATTGAGATTTATGATAACAGGATTATTGAAGTCCTTACTCCTGAGTTTCTCAGTTCTCTAAGAACTTCTGGATTTCCTAATGTCATTAAATTAAATGTGGGTACCCCAATAATGCTTATGAGAAACATTGATCAATCTGAGGGTTTGTGCAATGAAACTAGGTTAATAGTGACTAATATGGAAAATCATGTTCTTGAAATTGAAATTATGGGTGGAAAAGGCCATGGCAAACTTATCTACATTCCTAGAATGGATATGTCACCATCACAATCGCCTTGGCCTTTCAAATTGAATAGAAGACAATTTCCAATCATTGTATCGTTTGCAATGACCATCAACAAATCTTAA
- the LOC131649214 gene encoding uncharacterized protein LOC131649214: MLDRDTFCATVAKTRKLIASSYGWYYRCCHACTKAARGDKPPYECDNHHLTETEIYKYKIEVEGFHLDMSYKFIFLDRGCQQILGISAAQMRDTMIQAGITDPLDFPLKLDAMLDLDLALRVRWQPSWDSCSIIMFIDDKSFVKQFGAPWEPRQANVAVSEPSGTEPSGTKLAVQIKESVDEANTAAADDCDVLTDLEITSKHNPDPQTPTAKTMMAQANRRPCVMGNFLRQNLKRSSSWRNKM, translated from the exons ATGTTAGACAGA GACACTTTCTGTGCTACTGTTGCAAAGACAAGGAAACTCATTGCTTCTTCCTATGGATGGTACTACCGGTGCTGCCATGCATGCACCAAAGCTGCACGCGGTGATAAACCTCCATACGAATGTGATAATCACCATTTGACTGAGACGGAAATATATAA GTACAAGATTGAAGTTGAAGGATTCCATCTCGACATGTcatacaaatttatttttttggaCAGGGGATGCCAACAAATCTTAGGTATTTCAGCTGCTCAAATGCGCGACACAATGATACAG GCTGGTATTACAGATCCTTTGGATTTTCCCTTAAAGCTTGATGCCATGTTGGACTTGGATCTGGCTTTAAGAGTTAGATGGCAGCCCAGCTGGGACAGCTGCTCTATTATTATGTTTATAGATGACAAATCGTTTGTTAAACAATTCGGTGCTCCTTGGGAGCCTAGGCAG GCTAACGTCGCGGTTTCTGAACCATCTGGTACTGAACCCTCCGGCACAAAGCTGGCAGTCCAG ATAAAAGAGAGCGTTGATGAAGCTAACACTGCTGCTGCCGATGATTGTGACGTTCTTACG GATCTAGAGATAACCTCCAAACATAACCCCGATCCGCAAACACCCACCGCAAAAACCATGATGGCTCAAGCGAATCGACGACCGTGTGTGATGGGGAACTTTCTTCGACAAAACTTAAAAAGATCATCAAGTTGGAGAAATAAAATGTAG
- the LOC131646216 gene encoding replication protein A 70 kDa DNA-binding subunit B-like isoform X2 — MSFCSAWLDRWRKLWTSNDSKELWKVAIRVVHKWKVVSNNKEHFEMIYQDKQGSDIHVVVPNTCMAAYNDKFEVDNTYTVSNFAVQPNNLVFKPSTHKFLVKFTGGTSVNDVNKHDIPPMQRTFTSFPDIMTGKFKKDVLIDVIGVVDAIGYQQTQSGGKKMQVNFVLRDAANNTMNCTLWEDYAKQFFKFHEENPTTSGPTVILLSYAKVKEQGQYPLSVTNTFHVTKLQINLDLPSVKDFVNGFSKEALRTVSSQLNSHSQ; from the exons cttTTGTTCAGCATGGCTCGACCGATGGAGAAAGTTGTGGACATCAAACGACTCCAAGGAACTTTGGAAGGTGGCGATTAGAGTTGTCCATAAATGGAAGGTAGTCTCCAACAACAAGGAGCACTTTGAGATGATCTAtcaagacaaacaa GGGTCTGACATTCACGTAGTTGTTCCAAATACGTGCATGGCCGCTTACAATGACAAGTTTGAGGTGGACAACACGTACACTGTCTCCAACTTTGCAGTGCAGCCAAATAACTTGGTTTTTAAACCAAGCACTCACAAGTTCTTGGTGAAGTTCACAGGAGGAACTTCTGTGAATGATGTCAACAAACACGACATACCCCCCATGCAACGCACTTTCACCAGTTTCCCTGATATTATGACCGGCAAGTTTAAGAAGGATGTGCTGATCG ACGTTATTGGCGTGGTCGATGCTATTGGATATCAACAAACTCAAAGTGGTGGAAAAAAAATGCAGGTCAATTTTGTACTGAGGGATGCAGC CAACAACACAATGAACTGTACCCTCTGGGAGGACTATGCCAAACAGTTTTTCAAGTTTCACGAGGAAAATCCAACAACCTCTGGACCAACTGTGATTTTGCTTAGCTATGCAAAAGTTAAGGAACAGG GCCAATACCCGCTATCGGTTACAAATACATTCCATGTTACAAAACTCCAGATCAATCTAGATTTGCCTTCTGTTAAAGACTTCGTAAATGG TTTCTCAAAGGAAGCTTTGCGTACCGTCTCAAGCCAACTCAACTCACACTCTCAGTAA
- the LOC131646216 gene encoding replication protein A 70 kDa DNA-binding subunit B-like isoform X3 yields MIYQDKQGSDIHVVVPNTCMAAYNDKFEVDNTYTVSNFAVQPNNLVFKPSTHKFLVKFTGGTSVNDVNKHDIPPMQRTFTSFPDIMTGKFKKDVLIDVIGVVDAIGYQQTQSGGKKMQVNFVLRDAANNTMNCTLWEDYAKQFFKFHEENPTTSGPTVILLSYAKVKEQGQYPLSVTNTFHVTKLQINLDLPSVKDFVNGFSKEALRTVSSQLNSHSQ; encoded by the exons ATGATCTAtcaagacaaacaa GGGTCTGACATTCACGTAGTTGTTCCAAATACGTGCATGGCCGCTTACAATGACAAGTTTGAGGTGGACAACACGTACACTGTCTCCAACTTTGCAGTGCAGCCAAATAACTTGGTTTTTAAACCAAGCACTCACAAGTTCTTGGTGAAGTTCACAGGAGGAACTTCTGTGAATGATGTCAACAAACACGACATACCCCCCATGCAACGCACTTTCACCAGTTTCCCTGATATTATGACCGGCAAGTTTAAGAAGGATGTGCTGATCG ACGTTATTGGCGTGGTCGATGCTATTGGATATCAACAAACTCAAAGTGGTGGAAAAAAAATGCAGGTCAATTTTGTACTGAGGGATGCAGC CAACAACACAATGAACTGTACCCTCTGGGAGGACTATGCCAAACAGTTTTTCAAGTTTCACGAGGAAAATCCAACAACCTCTGGACCAACTGTGATTTTGCTTAGCTATGCAAAAGTTAAGGAACAGG GCCAATACCCGCTATCGGTTACAAATACATTCCATGTTACAAAACTCCAGATCAATCTAGATTTGCCTTCTGTTAAAGACTTCGTAAATGG TTTCTCAAAGGAAGCTTTGCGTACCGTCTCAAGCCAACTCAACTCACACTCTCAGTAA